The Pseudarthrobacter sp. NS4 genome includes a window with the following:
- a CDS encoding FadR/GntR family transcriptional regulator, giving the protein MTRQLEDTAEPPRLGAGKMPGVERRSAMDAVRMRIGMAISLGLLKPGERLPDQEDVALGLSVSPITARRALASLAEQGVVVRRRGRAGGTFVADSPPTDVLAELSASPAESQAVNRLVDRRLLFECAVTHYAAVNASSEQLDELERLTRDMAEATDWSVYHQADERFHQLVGTASGMGTAAHVYQETLAELYDYFIPYPIEKLHKSNKDHIALVAALRAGDVQEAVEVSRKHVDILHRTMFMGLAQGDT; this is encoded by the coding sequence ATGACCCGTCAGCTGGAGGACACCGCCGAGCCCCCGCGCCTCGGCGCCGGGAAGATGCCTGGGGTGGAGCGCCGCAGCGCGATGGACGCCGTACGGATGCGGATCGGCATGGCGATTTCCCTGGGGCTCCTGAAGCCGGGCGAGCGGCTGCCCGACCAGGAGGACGTGGCGCTGGGCCTGTCGGTCAGCCCGATTACTGCACGCCGCGCGTTGGCCAGCCTGGCGGAGCAGGGTGTCGTGGTGCGCCGGCGCGGCCGGGCCGGCGGAACCTTTGTAGCGGATTCGCCGCCTACGGATGTTTTGGCGGAACTTTCTGCGTCGCCGGCCGAGTCCCAGGCCGTAAACCGGCTCGTAGACCGGCGGCTGCTCTTCGAATGCGCGGTGACGCACTATGCCGCTGTTAATGCCTCGTCTGAGCAATTGGATGAGCTGGAGCGGCTGACCCGCGACATGGCCGAAGCAACGGACTGGTCCGTCTACCACCAGGCGGACGAGCGGTTCCACCAGCTGGTGGGGACCGCCTCAGGAATGGGCACTGCCGCCCACGTTTATCAGGAGACGCTCGCCGAGCTCTACGACTACTTCATCCCATACCCCATCGAGAAGCTGCACAAGTCCAATAAGGACCACATCGCCCTCGTGGCAGCCCTCCGTGCCGGGGACGTGCAGGAGGCAGTGGAGGTTTCCCGGAAACACGTGGACATCCTGCACCGGACGATGTTTATGGGGCTGGCGCAGGGCGATACCTAA
- a CDS encoding SRPBCC family protein, protein MRRFQLETITELRAPASKVFDFVADNTNAPKWQSGIDEIRRVTPGPLGVGTEHELTRRFAGMKIVGRNHFTAYEPGRFVAFEIPSGKMIGVASYLVEPTGPNSCRLISNVDFQVAGLARFAVPLLKLLFKRDDQKALAKLKVLMERP, encoded by the coding sequence ATGAGAAGATTCCAGCTGGAAACGATCACCGAGCTGCGGGCACCGGCCTCAAAAGTCTTCGACTTCGTCGCGGATAACACGAACGCCCCCAAGTGGCAGAGTGGCATCGACGAGATACGACGCGTCACTCCAGGTCCTCTCGGCGTAGGCACCGAGCATGAACTAACGCGGCGGTTTGCCGGGATGAAGATCGTGGGACGTAACCACTTCACGGCCTATGAGCCGGGCCGCTTCGTCGCCTTTGAGATCCCCTCGGGCAAGATGATCGGAGTAGCCTCCTATCTGGTTGAGCCCACTGGCCCCAACTCCTGCCGCCTCATCAGCAACGTGGATTTCCAGGTGGCGGGCTTGGCCCGGTTCGCCGTTCCCCTTTTGAAGCTGCTCTTCAAACGGGACGACCAGAAGGCACTCGCCAAGCTCAAGGTCCTGATGGAGCGCCCATGA
- a CDS encoding carbon-nitrogen hydrolase family protein, protein MQRILPLIAAQSRPRLIGEPVSAFADEVKEALQAQPHSKLVVFPELHLFGDEDPDLQRTEMLQASAEPLDGPRVQELKQLAKDLTIWLVPGSVCERGPEGQLFNTQLVLSPEGELAGYYRKIFPWRPFEPYDPGDRFTTVDLPGIGRVGLNICYDAWYPEVSRQLAWMGADVILNVVKTTTPDRRQELILAKANAIVNQVFMVSVNCAGPTGQGKSIIVDPEGNTLSEAKDDQPQLLTAELDLAAVDRVRTHGTENLNRPWSQFGEGEPAVELSVYQGRINPATWTPPSYKP, encoded by the coding sequence ATGCAACGCATCCTTCCCCTCATCGCTGCCCAGTCCCGGCCGCGGCTCATCGGCGAACCAGTCTCGGCCTTCGCGGACGAGGTTAAAGAAGCCCTCCAAGCCCAGCCGCACAGCAAGCTGGTCGTCTTCCCCGAGCTGCACCTCTTCGGCGATGAAGACCCGGACCTGCAGCGCACCGAAATGCTCCAGGCAAGTGCCGAACCCCTGGACGGCCCAAGAGTCCAAGAGCTGAAACAACTGGCGAAAGACCTCACCATCTGGCTGGTCCCCGGCAGCGTCTGCGAACGCGGCCCGGAGGGGCAGCTGTTCAACACCCAGCTGGTCCTGTCCCCGGAAGGGGAGCTCGCCGGCTACTACCGGAAGATCTTCCCCTGGCGCCCGTTCGAGCCCTACGATCCCGGCGACCGGTTCACCACCGTGGACCTGCCCGGCATCGGCAGGGTGGGCCTGAACATCTGCTACGACGCCTGGTACCCGGAGGTGTCCCGCCAGCTCGCCTGGATGGGTGCCGACGTGATCCTCAACGTCGTCAAAACAACCACCCCGGACCGCAGGCAGGAACTGATCCTCGCCAAGGCCAACGCCATCGTCAACCAGGTCTTTATGGTCAGCGTCAACTGCGCCGGCCCCACCGGCCAGGGCAAGAGCATCATCGTGGACCCGGAGGGCAATACCCTCAGCGAGGCCAAAGACGATCAGCCGCAGCTGCTCACCGCGGAACTGGACCTTGCCGCCGTCGACCGTGTCCGCACGCACGGCACGGAGAACCTCAACCGCCCCTGGTCGCAGTTCGGCGAGGGGGAACCCGCCGTCGAACTTTCCGTCTACCAAGGCCGGATCAATCCGGCCACCTGGACACCGCCGTCCTACAAGCCGTAA
- a CDS encoding amino acid permease, giving the protein MEPQTMTSDRALGAALKPRQLTMMGLGSAIGAGLFIGSGAGIQAAGPAVLISYLVAGTLIILVMFALGEMAAANPDSGAFSVYTAKAYGPVAGATVGWLWWIQLVVVIAAEALGAAGLLATIFPALPVWLMALVFIVVLTAVNLTSVKNFGEFEFWFALLKVAAIVGFLAVGAALLFGWLPGVQSPGLSNFMGDGFAPSGFAGIATALFVVAFAFGGTEIVSVAAAETAEPARSVKKAVKTVLWRILVFYIGAIFIIAAVVPVGSEGLKSPFAAVLEAAGMPGAATAITLVAVAALLSALNANLYGASRMAYSLAERGEAPRLLALVSKARVPVVAVLASVAFGVVTVVLELAFPEMVLGVLLNIVGSTCLLVWTSALLAQLALRLRADREGTELPLRMAGFPFLTCFGLLILAAIFTVGFIGEDSRPQLLSTFGLVALLAVANWVNHRNRKVPPIVETSDGDKQPVLVD; this is encoded by the coding sequence ATGGAACCACAGACAATGACGTCTGACCGCGCCCTCGGCGCGGCGCTCAAACCCCGCCAGCTCACGATGATGGGCCTCGGAAGCGCCATCGGCGCGGGCCTCTTCATCGGCTCCGGCGCCGGCATCCAGGCGGCCGGCCCGGCAGTGCTGATCTCCTACCTCGTGGCCGGCACCCTCATCATCCTGGTGATGTTTGCCCTCGGCGAGATGGCTGCCGCAAATCCGGACAGTGGTGCCTTCTCCGTCTACACCGCCAAGGCCTACGGGCCGGTGGCCGGTGCCACGGTGGGCTGGCTGTGGTGGATTCAGCTCGTGGTGGTTATCGCAGCTGAAGCGCTCGGTGCGGCTGGCCTGCTGGCCACCATCTTCCCGGCCCTGCCGGTGTGGCTGATGGCGTTAGTGTTCATCGTGGTGCTCACCGCCGTGAACCTCACCAGCGTGAAGAACTTTGGCGAGTTCGAGTTCTGGTTCGCCCTGCTCAAGGTGGCGGCAATCGTCGGGTTCCTGGCTGTGGGCGCTGCCCTTCTCTTCGGCTGGCTGCCCGGTGTGCAGTCGCCGGGCCTGTCCAACTTCATGGGAGACGGCTTTGCCCCGAGCGGTTTCGCCGGGATTGCGACGGCACTCTTCGTGGTGGCGTTCGCATTCGGCGGCACCGAAATCGTGTCCGTTGCGGCAGCTGAGACCGCCGAGCCCGCCCGCAGTGTAAAGAAAGCAGTCAAGACGGTGCTGTGGCGCATCCTGGTGTTCTACATCGGTGCCATCTTCATTATCGCGGCCGTTGTTCCCGTAGGTTCTGAGGGGCTGAAGAGCCCGTTCGCCGCGGTGCTGGAGGCCGCCGGCATGCCCGGCGCGGCCACCGCCATAACCCTGGTGGCCGTCGCAGCACTGCTCTCCGCGCTGAACGCCAACCTCTACGGCGCCTCACGGATGGCGTACTCCCTCGCGGAACGGGGGGAAGCGCCACGGCTGCTCGCGTTGGTGTCTAAGGCGCGCGTCCCCGTTGTCGCAGTCCTGGCCAGCGTAGCTTTCGGCGTCGTTACGGTTGTGCTGGAGCTGGCGTTCCCCGAGATGGTCCTCGGCGTCCTGCTGAACATCGTGGGCTCGACCTGCCTGCTGGTGTGGACGTCCGCGCTGCTCGCCCAGCTCGCGCTGCGTCTCCGCGCGGACCGCGAAGGGACGGAGCTTCCCCTGCGGATGGCAGGTTTCCCGTTTCTCACGTGCTTTGGTCTCCTCATCCTCGCGGCGATCTTCACGGTGGGCTTCATCGGGGAGGATTCCCGCCCCCAGCTCCTGAGCACCTTCGGACTCGTGGCGCTTCTGGCCGTGGCCAACTGGGTGAACCACCGGAACAGGAAGGTTCCGCCCATTGTCGAAACTTCGGACGGTGACAAGCAGCCGGTGCTCGTCGACTGA
- a CDS encoding carbon-nitrogen hydrolase family protein, whose translation MRIALGQLESGADIRTNLAAIDGFAAEAARDGAALVAFPEYASYEKKKVDATFPEVAEPLDGPVCRELADIARRQRVALVAGVVETSDEPGRAYNTLVAYGPDGGRLAYYRKIHLFDAQGFGESTFVKPGPSTDPVVFEHGGVRFGLMTCYDLRFPELARSLADAGAQVLLVCSSWVPGEHKTEQWLALNAARAIENSIYVAGVCQAPPVSVGRSVLVDAMGVVEADLGLEPGVRTVDVSLETVDRVRESFPMFRQRRL comes from the coding sequence GTGAGGATAGCGCTGGGACAGCTGGAGTCGGGCGCCGACATCCGGACCAACCTCGCCGCGATCGACGGGTTCGCCGCCGAGGCGGCGCGCGACGGCGCCGCGCTGGTCGCCTTCCCCGAGTACGCCAGCTACGAGAAAAAGAAGGTGGACGCGACCTTCCCTGAGGTGGCCGAGCCGCTGGACGGTCCGGTCTGCCGGGAGCTCGCTGATATCGCCCGCCGCCAGCGCGTCGCGCTGGTGGCGGGCGTGGTGGAAACATCAGACGAGCCGGGCAGGGCGTACAACACGCTGGTGGCTTACGGGCCCGACGGCGGTCGGCTGGCTTATTACCGGAAGATCCACCTTTTCGACGCGCAGGGTTTCGGGGAGTCGACGTTCGTCAAGCCGGGACCGTCCACCGACCCGGTCGTGTTCGAGCACGGGGGAGTGCGGTTCGGGCTCATGACCTGCTACGACCTCCGGTTCCCGGAACTGGCCAGGTCGCTGGCCGACGCCGGCGCGCAGGTCCTGCTGGTCTGCTCGTCCTGGGTGCCGGGCGAGCACAAGACGGAGCAGTGGCTGGCGCTGAACGCGGCGCGGGCCATCGAGAACAGCATCTACGTGGCGGGGGTGTGCCAGGCGCCGCCGGTATCGGTGGGGCGGAGCGTGCTAGTGGACGCAATGGGGGTTGTTGAGGCCGACCTCGGACTGGAACCGGGCGTGCGCACTGTGGATGTTTCGCTGGAGACGGTGGACCGGGTGCGGGAGTCGTTTCCTATGTTCCGGCAGCGGCGGCTGTAG
- a CDS encoding APC family permease, whose translation MTTTLTRTLKLPSLVLFGLAYLTPIIVLGIFGIIAETTGGAAPAAYLVALVAMLFTAHSYGRMAIAFPVAGSAYTYVRRSIDSRVGFLVGWAVLLDYLFLPMVIWLIGGSYLSAQFPGIPIGVWIVGFILITTLLNVLGIKVADKANYVLMAFQLLVLVFFVALAIGNVVSANGAGALASGQPFFNDTASFATISAGAAIAAYSFLGFDAVTTLTEETINPRRTVPRAIMLVALIGGGIFVVVSYVTQLVHPGGVFEDSASAASSIALQIGGQLFGAVFLAGLVVAQFASGLAAQASASRLLYAMGRDSVLPKAVFGRLSEKFHTPVANLVVTGIVGLIAIFLDVATSTSFINFGAFTAFTLVNASVVFHYVRQRRAGQQLNPMSYVVIPVVGAIICAYLLSRLDSNAITLGVSWLVLGVVVLALITRGFKAAPPEMTATEKATVEAAA comes from the coding sequence GTGACAACAACCCTCACCCGCACGCTGAAGCTGCCCTCGCTGGTCCTGTTCGGGCTGGCGTACCTAACTCCGATCATCGTCCTGGGGATCTTTGGCATCATCGCCGAAACCACCGGCGGCGCCGCGCCCGCCGCGTACCTCGTGGCGCTCGTGGCCATGCTGTTCACCGCGCACAGCTACGGCCGGATGGCCATCGCCTTCCCCGTGGCCGGCTCCGCCTACACCTACGTCCGCCGCTCCATCGATTCCCGCGTCGGGTTCCTGGTGGGCTGGGCCGTCCTGCTGGATTACCTCTTCCTGCCCATGGTCATCTGGCTCATCGGCGGCTCCTACCTGAGCGCCCAGTTCCCCGGCATCCCCATCGGCGTCTGGATCGTGGGCTTCATCCTCATCACCACGCTGCTGAACGTCCTGGGCATCAAGGTGGCGGACAAGGCCAACTACGTGCTGATGGCGTTCCAGCTGCTGGTCCTCGTGTTCTTTGTGGCGCTGGCCATCGGCAACGTGGTGTCAGCCAACGGCGCCGGGGCACTGGCCAGCGGGCAGCCGTTCTTCAATGACACCGCCAGCTTCGCCACCATCTCTGCCGGCGCGGCCATCGCCGCGTACTCGTTCCTGGGGTTCGACGCCGTCACCACCCTCACCGAGGAAACCATCAACCCGCGCCGGACCGTGCCGCGCGCCATCATGCTCGTGGCGCTGATCGGCGGCGGCATCTTCGTGGTGGTGTCCTATGTGACCCAGCTGGTCCACCCCGGCGGGGTGTTCGAGGACTCCGCCTCCGCGGCCAGTTCCATCGCGCTGCAGATCGGCGGGCAGCTGTTCGGCGCCGTGTTCCTGGCCGGCCTGGTGGTGGCGCAGTTCGCCTCCGGCCTCGCCGCGCAGGCCAGTGCGTCCCGCCTGCTGTACGCGATGGGCCGGGACTCCGTGCTGCCCAAGGCGGTCTTCGGCCGGCTCAGCGAGAAGTTCCACACCCCGGTGGCGAACCTGGTGGTCACCGGGATCGTGGGGCTGATCGCGATCTTCCTGGACGTGGCCACGTCGACGTCGTTCATCAACTTTGGTGCCTTCACCGCCTTCACGCTGGTGAACGCCTCGGTGGTGTTCCACTATGTGCGCCAGCGCCGGGCCGGGCAGCAGCTGAACCCGATGTCCTACGTGGTGATCCCGGTAGTCGGCGCGATCATCTGCGCCTACCTGCTCTCCCGGCTGGACAGCAACGCCATTACGCTGGGGGTGTCCTGGCTCGTCCTGGGTGTGGTGGTTCTGGCCCTGATCACGCGGGGCTTCAAGGCGGCGCCGCCGGAGATGACCGCCACGGAGAAGGCAACGGTCGAAGCAGCCGCCTGA
- a CDS encoding type II toxin-antitoxin system HicB family antitoxin has protein sequence MSTRKAAAAPSAVAQYRYSVQWSPEDHEFVATVLEFPSLSWLDEDQFEALRGIERLVSDVIDELTQSGEPVPEPIATQKFSGRLNLRVPPELHRKLAIDAANHGVPLNKYATERLTA, from the coding sequence ATGTCCACTCGAAAAGCAGCTGCTGCGCCATCTGCGGTGGCGCAGTATCGGTACTCGGTCCAGTGGTCGCCGGAGGATCATGAGTTTGTCGCCACTGTTCTCGAATTCCCCTCCCTCTCCTGGCTGGACGAGGATCAGTTCGAGGCGCTCCGCGGCATTGAACGGTTAGTGTCCGACGTCATCGATGAACTTACGCAGTCGGGTGAGCCCGTGCCCGAGCCCATCGCGACGCAAAAGTTTAGTGGGCGGCTCAACCTTCGGGTACCCCCGGAACTCCACCGCAAGCTCGCGATTGACGCTGCCAATCACGGCGTGCCCCTCAACAAGTACGCAACGGAGCGGCTGACAGCCTGA